A genomic segment from Saimiri boliviensis isolate mSaiBol1 chromosome 14, mSaiBol1.pri, whole genome shotgun sequence encodes:
- the PLIN5 gene encoding perilipin-5 isoform X1, with the protein MSEDEAAQIPRPSVWEQDQQNVVQRVAALPLVRATCTVVCDAYSSAKDRHPLLGSACRLAEQCVCGLTTRALDHAQPLLEHLQPQLATVNSLACRGLDKLEEKLPFLQQPSETVVTSAKDAVTSGVTGVVDLARRGRRWSVELKRSVSHAMDVVLEKSEELVDHFLPMTEEELAALAAEAEGPEVGSVEDQRRQQGYFVRLGSLSARIRHLAYEHSLGKLRQSKHRAQDTLAQLQETLELIDHMQCGVTPTTPARPGKVHELWGHWSQCPPENGRRSQAELETLVLSRSLTQELQGTVEALEFSVRGLPPSAQEKVAEVRRSVDALQTAFADARCFGDVPAAALAEGRGRVARAHACVDELLELVVQAVPLPWLVGPFAPILVERSEPLPDLEAQVDEVIGGPDPRWAHLDWPAQQRAWEAQHGDGDRDGVGSAGDICEQEPEAPSRPVKHTLMPELDF; encoded by the exons AACGTGGTGCAGCGCGTGGCGGCTCTGCCCCTGGTCAGGGCCACGTGCACTGTGGTCTGCGATGCTTACAGCTCAGCCAAGGACAGGCATCCGCTGCTGGGGTCCGCCTGCCGCCTGGCTGAGCAGTGCGTGTGTGGCCTGACCACCCGTGCCCTGGACCACGCCCAGCCGCTGCTCgagcacctgcagccccagc TGGCCACCGTGAACAGTCTCGCCTGCAGGGGCCTGGACAAGCTGGAGGAGAAGCTTCCCTTTCTCCAGCAACCTTCAGAGACG GTGGTGACCTCAGCCAAGGACGCAGTGACCAGCGGTGTCACGGGCGTGGTGGACCTGGCCCGGCGCGGCCGGCGCTGGAGCGTGGAGCTGAAGCGCTCCGTGAGCCACGCCATGGATGTCGTGCTGGAAAAATCAGAGGAGCTGGTGGATCACTTCCTGCCCATGACGGAGGAGGAGCTGG CGGCACTGGCGGCTGAGGCTGAGGGCCCGGAAGTGGGATCAGTGGAAGATCAGAGGAGACAGCAGGGCTATTTTGTGCGGCTTGGCTCACTGTCAGCGCGGATCCGCCACCTGGCCTATGAGCACtctctggggaaactgaggcagagcaaACACCGCGCCCAGGACACACTGGCCCAGCTGCAGGAGACTCTCGAGCTG ATAGACCACATGCAGTGCGGGGTGACCCCCACCACCCCGGCCCGCCCCGGGAAGGTGCATGAGCTGTGGGGGCACTGGAGCCAGTGCCCTCCGGAGAACGGCCGCCGGAGCCAG GCAGAGCTGGAGACGCTGGTGCTATCCCGCAGCCTGACCCAGGAGCTTCAGGGCACGGTAGAGGCGCTGGAATTCAGTGTGCGGGGCCTACCCCCCAGTGCCCAGGAGAAGGTGGCTGAAGTGCGGCGTAGCGTGGACGCCCTGCAGACCGCCTTCGCCGACGCCCGCTGCTTTGGGGATGTGCCGGCGGCCGCGCTGGCCGAGGGCCGGGGTCGTGTGGCTCGGGCGCACGCCTGTGTGGACGAGCTGCTGGAGCTGGTGGTGCAGGCCGTGCCGTTGCCCTGGCTGGTGGGACCCTTCGCGCCCATCCTTGTGGAGCGATCTGAGCCCCTGCCGGATctggaggcccaggtggatgaGGTCATTGGGGGCCCTGACCCCCGCTGGGCACACCTGGACTGGCCGGCCCAGCAGAGAGCCTGGGAGGCCCAGCACGGGGATGGGGACAGGGACGGGGTGGGCAGCGCCGGGGACATCTGTGAGCAGGAGCCCGAGGCCCCCAGCCGCCCGGTCAAGCACACCCTGATGCCGGAGCTGGACTTCTGA
- the PLIN5 gene encoding perilipin-5 isoform X2 produces the protein MGAGPAVATVNSLACRGLDKLEEKLPFLQQPSETVVTSAKDAVTSGVTGVVDLARRGRRWSVELKRSVSHAMDVVLEKSEELVDHFLPMTEEELAALAAEAEGPEVGSVEDQRRQQGYFVRLGSLSARIRHLAYEHSLGKLRQSKHRAQDTLAQLQETLELIDHMQCGVTPTTPARPGKVHELWGHWSQCPPENGRRSQAELETLVLSRSLTQELQGTVEALEFSVRGLPPSAQEKVAEVRRSVDALQTAFADARCFGDVPAAALAEGRGRVARAHACVDELLELVVQAVPLPWLVGPFAPILVERSEPLPDLEAQVDEVIGGPDPRWAHLDWPAQQRAWEAQHGDGDRDGVGSAGDICEQEPEAPSRPVKHTLMPELDF, from the exons TGGCCACCGTGAACAGTCTCGCCTGCAGGGGCCTGGACAAGCTGGAGGAGAAGCTTCCCTTTCTCCAGCAACCTTCAGAGACG GTGGTGACCTCAGCCAAGGACGCAGTGACCAGCGGTGTCACGGGCGTGGTGGACCTGGCCCGGCGCGGCCGGCGCTGGAGCGTGGAGCTGAAGCGCTCCGTGAGCCACGCCATGGATGTCGTGCTGGAAAAATCAGAGGAGCTGGTGGATCACTTCCTGCCCATGACGGAGGAGGAGCTGG CGGCACTGGCGGCTGAGGCTGAGGGCCCGGAAGTGGGATCAGTGGAAGATCAGAGGAGACAGCAGGGCTATTTTGTGCGGCTTGGCTCACTGTCAGCGCGGATCCGCCACCTGGCCTATGAGCACtctctggggaaactgaggcagagcaaACACCGCGCCCAGGACACACTGGCCCAGCTGCAGGAGACTCTCGAGCTG ATAGACCACATGCAGTGCGGGGTGACCCCCACCACCCCGGCCCGCCCCGGGAAGGTGCATGAGCTGTGGGGGCACTGGAGCCAGTGCCCTCCGGAGAACGGCCGCCGGAGCCAG GCAGAGCTGGAGACGCTGGTGCTATCCCGCAGCCTGACCCAGGAGCTTCAGGGCACGGTAGAGGCGCTGGAATTCAGTGTGCGGGGCCTACCCCCCAGTGCCCAGGAGAAGGTGGCTGAAGTGCGGCGTAGCGTGGACGCCCTGCAGACCGCCTTCGCCGACGCCCGCTGCTTTGGGGATGTGCCGGCGGCCGCGCTGGCCGAGGGCCGGGGTCGTGTGGCTCGGGCGCACGCCTGTGTGGACGAGCTGCTGGAGCTGGTGGTGCAGGCCGTGCCGTTGCCCTGGCTGGTGGGACCCTTCGCGCCCATCCTTGTGGAGCGATCTGAGCCCCTGCCGGATctggaggcccaggtggatgaGGTCATTGGGGGCCCTGACCCCCGCTGGGCACACCTGGACTGGCCGGCCCAGCAGAGAGCCTGGGAGGCCCAGCACGGGGATGGGGACAGGGACGGGGTGGGCAGCGCCGGGGACATCTGTGAGCAGGAGCCCGAGGCCCCCAGCCGCCCGGTCAAGCACACCCTGATGCCGGAGCTGGACTTCTGA